Below is a window of Lodderomyces elongisporus chromosome 3, complete sequence DNA.
TGACGATGTTTTGCAACACATGAAGGAGTTCTCAAACCAAATTAGAGACGGTTCATGGAAAGGTTACACTGGCAAACAGATCACCGATGTTGTCaatattggtattggtggCTCAGACTTGGGCCCAGTCATGGTTACTGAAGCATTGAAAGCTTATAGCAAGCCAGGCTTGAATGTCCACTTTGTCTCAAACATTGATGGTACTCACATTGCtgaaattttgaaaaacttgagCGCAGAGACTACATTGTTTTTGGTTGCTTCCAAGACCTTCACTACTGCTGAAACCATCACCAATGCCACATCTGCCAAGAACTGGTTTTTAAAACACTCCAATGACAATAAGGAGGCCATTGCAAAGCATTTCGCTGCCTTGTCAACAAATGAAAAGGAAGTTGTCAACTTTGGAATTGACCCAAAGAATATGTTTGGCTTTGAAAGCTGGGTCGGAGGCCGTTACTCTGTGTGGTCAGCAATTGGCTTGTCTGTTGCCATCTTTATTGGATTTGACAACTTTGAGAAATTCTTGAAAGGTGCCGAGGCAGTTGACCAACACTTTCTCAACACTCCATTGGAAAACAACATTCCAGTGATTGGTGGTTTACTCAATGTATGGtacaacaacttttttgGAGCCCAAACACACTTGATTGCGCCATTCGACCAATACTTGCACAGATTCCCAGCTTATTTGCAACAATTGTCCATGGAGTCTAATGGTAAATCAGTCACCAGAGCCAACGTGTTTACAAACTACCAAACCGGCGCCATTATCTTTGGTGAGCCAGCCACTAATGCTCAGCACTCTTTCTTCCAATTGCTTCATCAAGGTACAAAGTTGATTCCAGCAGATTTCATCTTGGCTGCACAATCACAAAACCCAATTGAGAACAACAAGCACCAAAAGATGTTGGCCTCCAACTTCTTTGCACAATCAGAAGCATTAATGGTTGGTAAGAATGAAGAACAAGTGAAAGCCGAAGGTGCCACTGGTGGTTTGGTGCCACACAAGATTTTCAGCGGAAACAGACCAACCACCTCGATTTTGGCCCAGAAAATTACACCAGCTGCATTGGGTGCATTGATTGCATACTATGAGCACGTTACATTCACC
It encodes the following:
- the PGI1 gene encoding glucose-6-phosphate isomerase (BUSCO:EOG09261RWJ), producing the protein MASTFKLSTDLPAWKELEQLYQKEGKNFDVKQAFAEDPKRFDEFSRVFTNYDDSKILYDFSKNLVNKEIFAKLIELAKQSGVEKLRDEMFAGDHINTTEDRAVYHVALRNRAKRNMPVDGKDTAQEVDDVLQHMKEFSNQIRDGSWKGYTGKQITDVVNIGIGGSDLGPVMVTEALKAYSKPGLNVHFVSNIDGTHIAEILKNLSAETTLFLVASKTFTTAETITNATSAKNWFLKHSNDNKEAIAKHFAALSTNEKEVVNFGIDPKNMFGFESWVGGRYSVWSAIGLSVAIFIGFDNFEKFLKGAEAVDQHFLNTPLENNIPVIGGLLNVWYNNFFGAQTHLIAPFDQYLHRFPAYLQQLSMESNGKSVTRANVFTNYQTGAIIFGEPATNAQHSFFQLLHQGTKLIPADFILAAQSQNPIENNKHQKMLASNFFAQSEALMVGKNEEQVKAEGATGGLVPHKIFSGNRPTTSILAQKITPAALGALIAYYEHVTFTEGAVWNINSFDQWGVELGKVLAKVIGKQLDDKKPVEDHDPSTNNLINTFKEWE